Proteins found in one Geomonas subterranea genomic segment:
- a CDS encoding aminoacyl-histidine dipeptidase — translation MTDAIGGIEPQVFWNCFAAISAIPRPSGHEDRIGGYILERAGQLGLERAKDDCGNIVVRLPATPGKERVRSICLQSHLDMVCEKNADKMHDFLKDPIELVRHGEVLTANGTTLGADNGIGVATSLAIMEDGSIEHGPLELLFTVEEETGLRGAKNLTPGLVASRSLLNLDSEEEGALYIGCAGGKDTVGRWPLVREPVPAGAVPVRVAVKGLKGGHSGLEIDKGLGNAIKLLSRALTPLAGLGGRIAAIDGGNMRNAIPRECSAVMYLAPELVAGARAVVEELAAVFVAELPAVDPGVRLTLEPCEAGPATVMEPHLQRQVLKTISALPSGVQRMSAEIPGLVETSTNVSVINTEQDEVVLITSQRSSSASRLTEVVDTVQSILEMGGAVVEVSEGYPGWQPNIDSPLLKLAQRCYRDLYGTEPEVKAIHAGLECGIIGERIPGMDMVSFGPNMEKVHSPDERVYIESVARYWRFVLQILKAAP, via the coding sequence CGCGGCGATATCCGCAATTCCCAGACCGTCGGGGCACGAGGACCGGATCGGCGGATACATCCTGGAGCGTGCCGGGCAACTGGGCCTGGAGCGGGCCAAGGATGACTGCGGAAACATCGTGGTGAGACTTCCGGCCACTCCGGGGAAGGAGCGGGTTCGCAGCATCTGCCTGCAGTCCCACCTGGACATGGTGTGCGAGAAGAACGCGGACAAGATGCACGACTTTCTGAAGGATCCCATTGAACTGGTGCGCCATGGCGAGGTGCTGACCGCCAACGGGACCACCCTGGGCGCCGACAACGGCATCGGTGTGGCCACTTCCCTCGCCATCATGGAGGATGGAAGCATCGAGCACGGACCGCTGGAACTCCTCTTTACCGTGGAGGAGGAAACCGGCCTGCGCGGGGCGAAGAACCTCACCCCGGGGCTCGTGGCGAGCAGGTCCCTTTTGAACCTGGACTCGGAAGAAGAGGGGGCCCTTTACATCGGCTGCGCCGGCGGCAAGGACACCGTGGGGAGGTGGCCCCTGGTGAGGGAGCCGGTCCCCGCAGGCGCCGTGCCGGTTCGTGTCGCGGTGAAGGGGCTGAAGGGAGGGCATTCAGGCCTCGAGATCGACAAGGGGCTCGGCAACGCCATCAAGCTGCTGAGCCGGGCGCTCACGCCGCTGGCAGGGCTGGGGGGAAGGATCGCTGCCATCGACGGCGGCAACATGAGAAACGCCATCCCGAGGGAGTGCAGCGCGGTGATGTACCTGGCGCCGGAGCTGGTGGCAGGGGCGCGGGCGGTGGTGGAGGAACTGGCGGCGGTATTCGTCGCGGAGCTGCCGGCGGTAGATCCCGGCGTGCGACTGACCCTGGAGCCGTGCGAGGCGGGGCCGGCGACGGTGATGGAGCCGCACCTGCAGCGGCAGGTGCTGAAGACCATCTCCGCCCTCCCCAGTGGCGTGCAACGCATGAGCGCGGAGATCCCGGGGCTGGTCGAGACTTCCACCAACGTCTCCGTGATCAACACGGAACAGGACGAAGTGGTCCTGATCACCAGCCAGCGCAGCTCCAGCGCGTCCCGCCTGACCGAGGTGGTCGACACGGTGCAGTCCATCCTGGAAATGGGTGGTGCCGTGGTCGAGGTGAGCGAGGGGTACCCGGGGTGGCAGCCGAACATCGATTCGCCGCTATTGAAGCTCGCGCAAAGGTGCTACCGCGATCTTTACGGCACGGAACCCGAGGTGAAGGCGATCCATGCGGGTCTCGAATGCGGCATCATCGGAGAGCGCATTCCGGGGATGGACATGGTCTCTTTCGGGCCCAACATGGAGAAGGTGCACTCGCCTGATGAAAGGGTCTACATCGAAAGCGTTGCGAGATACTGGAGGTTCGTGCTGCAGATCCTGAAAGCCGCGCCATAG